Proteins encoded together in one Papaver somniferum cultivar HN1 unplaced genomic scaffold, ASM357369v1 unplaced-scaffold_117, whole genome shotgun sequence window:
- the LOC113329413 gene encoding uncharacterized protein LOC113329413 encodes MGYKSSETIPAQDRDILIEQLKDNFILNTTSPYVRRFLNYRMSKGYTNFKREMLMHFRKYASIEEARGNPFGNISPANWSSLCDLFVLERIKKCPDCHENFEAVRPYILRLKGRQSLQGHPLPVSQDEKNQSTHKHKEDGKN; translated from the exons ATGGGATACAAGTCATCGGAAACAATCCCTGCGCAAGATAGGGACATATTAATTGAACAGCTAAAG GATAATTTCATACTAAACACCACAAGTCCATATGTTAGGAGATTTCTGAATTATCGTATGTCAAAAGGTTATACCAACTTTAAGCGTGAAATGCTGATGCATTTTAGAAAGTATGCAAGTATTGAAGAAGCGCGGGGTAATCCTTTTGGAAACATCTCACCAGCAAATTGGTCTAGTTTGTGTGACCTCTTTGTTTTGGAGAGAATTAAG AAGTGTCCTGATTGTCATGAGAATTTTGAGGCTGTAAGGCCATACATTTTAAGGTTGAAGGGACGACAAAGTCTTCAAGGGCATCCGTTGCCAGTTTCACAGGACGAAAAAAATCAATCTACACATAAACataaagaagatggaaagaaTTAA
- the LOC113329837 gene encoding vinorine synthase-like, with protein sequence MKVDASAREKIKPSCPTPTHLKTHNLSFLDQVAARFYVPLLLYYDGNKENIDMNTRCNVIKKSLAETLTKFYFLAGKIVNDEIERFVDCNDDGVDFCETKITASGAFLLSVQVNVFEDCGGMVIGLCINHKVADASSITTFVNGWATIVRDRTLVTKKFAFEASKLAELTEKFKFTNETEDVIEGNKPTRVEALSAFLWKCFIDIDQAEFKGVAPTRVYLATHAVNIRSRMVPQFPTCSFGYMIAITDAISSIKNEGSGINERYYPKLAQKVRDAVKKIDRELPCLVAK encoded by the exons ATGAAGGTTGATGCAAGTGCTAGAGAGAAAATTAAACCATCTTGTCCAACTCCAACTCACCTTAAAACCCATAATCTATCTTTTCTTGATCAGGTTGCAGCTCGATTCTACGTTCCTCTACTTCTGTACTACGATGGCAACAAAGAAAACATCGATATGAATACCCGCTGTAATGTGATTAAGAAATCCTTAGCTGAAACGTTAACCAAGTTCTATTTCCTAGCTGGTAAGATCGTTAACGACGAAATTGAAAGGTTTGTGGATTGCAATGACGATGGGGTGGATTTTTGTGAAACCAAGATAA CTGCGTCCGGTGCTTTCTTGCTGTCCGTTCAAGTTAACGTTTTTGAGGATTGTGGTGGTATGGTGATTGGTTTGTGCATTAATCACAAGGTAGCTGATGCATCTTCAATCACCACTTTCGTGAACGGCTGGGCTACTATTGTTCGTG ATAGAACACTGGTGACTAAGAAATTTGCTTTTGAGGCTTCCAAattagcagaacttacggaaaaATTCAAATTCACTAATGAAACCGAAGATGTTATCGAGGGGAACAAGCCGACTCGTGTTGAAGCCTTATCGGCTTTCTTATGGAAGTGCTTCATAGATATCGATCAAGCCGAATTCAAGGGAGTTGCTCCTACAAGGGTTTATTTAGCAACACATGCAGTAAATATACGGTCAAGGATGGTTCCACAGTTTCCTACATGCTCCTTTGGGTATATGATCGCCATCACAGATGCAATATCCAGCATAAAGAACGAGGGCAGTGGCATAAATGAGAGATACTACCCAAAACTGGCGCAAAAAGTCAGGGACGCCGTAAAAAAAATCGATAGAG AACTACCTTGTTTGGTCGCTAAATAA